attatgctgactttagtcccgagaaactacagttctgcttaaactgaggagtcaagtaggttacaaaccgtacaaggattaattatgtccatctgtgcatctaagttgaggactatcggttatatattttagacgctaacttcccggctaaactttgacttattaaaccagcctgggatcataaaagtactatgtatggtaagattgagcgtgaacattggatgtcaccatggttatagttacggtacatatataaaatctacagtacgatttgagatttgttacgtgacgagcggtgtgtttaagactagtttacatgcgctcattttaatatgtagttatttaacgaagttctattgtgctagcatggtttcgagaacacaccaaatttccatgagtctattccgggcacacctcgtcttttatcggtgtgctctcaatctaaattcatcttataactttggtttcttagttgcaattacctttgtactccaaataattacaggtatcactttagcgttccgatatacttctgaagcatcttgtgcatttgctagtgttcaacatctagttagagaggtagcagcaggatgggaatttaggatgttgcatgcaacaactgcttctttcgtcttcttgtgtatcttaatacacatgtctcgaggtatgtataactccagctatagttatttaactactgcttggatgtctggtttagttttatatctacttactatagccactgctttcctcggttatgtactaccatggggacagatgagtttctggggtgctacagtcattactaatctcctttctccaataccatatttagtaccttggttactcggtggatactatgtatctgatgtaacattaaaacgattctttgtattgcactttatattaccttttgtaggttgcattctaattgtattacacatcttctatttacatttaaatggttctagtaaccctgcaggtattgattccgcacttaaagtagccttctatcctcatatgttaatgaccgatgctaaatgtctatcctatctaattggtttaattttcttacaaacggcttttggtttgattgaattatcgcacccagataactccataccagtgaaccggtttgtaactccgcttcatatcgtacctgaatggtactttttagcatattatgcggtgttaaaagtaatcccatccaaaaccggtggtttgttagtatttatgtcctctctcattaacttagctcttttatctgaaattcgagctttgaatactcgaatgttgatacgacaacattttatgactcgaaatgtagtcagtggatgggtaattatttgggtatacagtatgatcttcttgattattattggtagtgctattccacaagcgacttatatcttatatggtagattagctactatcgtatatcttactaccggattggttctatgcttatactaaatcaatagttataatgactacagcttccaagcaaacatgattaccgtgatattgaaatccaacacttttagctgtcttaagcagtccagtggggtgtGGTTGTaactgcaatcataaagaacttggttgtctgtatctcataaccggagtcatcttcagtattctaggaactataatgtctttgtttattcgatttgagtgaacacataagatcatcgaatttaacggtatgctcctgaaagtaacggtacaagctgtaaacaaaggactccttaacttaaactgaggagtcaagtaggtacaaaccgtacaaggattaattatgtccatctgtgcatctaagttgagactatcggttatatattttagacgctaacttcccggctaaacatcccttttctttgaaacacacttcccttctcgccgttagcatgatctcaaagtaccagaagccatgtgatctatatagtataacgggacattagaccgaacctgcgatagataaatatatcttggatgattgtatattagcggctaaatgtcaatcaaacatgcgaattttaggttttccatgaaatctatttggaagaagaggcttgatagtactaccgtaagtacataatatacagtcccagcagtagcggttaaactatagaagagtcgagtattatccatgcataccaggcgtaaaaagcgttcatccagttactaaacaggtgccaggccaacaagaatccgatccgtgtattccgtacagactaacattaagaaggcgactaccaaagtgaatgtcatgatattcgtacagcttgtatacaaatgttggttttttcaaatatacgctggataccactatacttaatgcacttaacatgatggtcatgaaaagcacaagagaacttgatccggtaaacaaagaccttcaagatctaaaccagtagtccaactcgtagtatatactccccagaaaaaggtagtttatatcaacctaggaatcccattttagtaagtgtaacatggagtctagcttcagttgttatctgattggtattgcatgcctggtgacttagaatatgattcttattaatgggagcacagttccctggtatccaatccagtgctctgcttgggcattgaaactaacccacagttcaaccctgtattataaaatccagtagactcatgtccttgtcgtttatataaatctattaatgcttgtcaagtttccttgtatctagttagctcactgcgtatTAGGATCAGCCaaaaagagttcactaatggtactagaaaataggagatcgcgttagttcttgggaaaacgacttccgaaccaccaatatatattggtacaaagaagttaccatatcctccgtacaaagcaggcattaagaacataaagatcatagctagccatgtatcgttattatcacatataagtagctatcgtctctgtacaaatgatccgcgatccagaactgtataactcaaatcgaataaacaaagacattatagttcctagaatactgaagatgaactccggttatgagatacagacaaccaagttctttatgattgcagtacaccaccaccccactggactgcttaagacagctaaaagtgttgatttcaatatcacggtaatcatgtttgcttggaagctgtagtcattataactattgatttagtataagcatagaaccaatccggtagtaagatatacgatagtagctaatctaccatataagatataagtcgcttgtggaatagcactaccaataataatcaagaagatcatactgtatacccaaataattacccatccactgactacatttcgagtcataaaatgttgtcgtatcaacattcgagtattcaaagctcgaatttcagataaaagagctaagttaatgagagaggacataaatactaacaaaccaccggttttggatgggattacttttaacaccgcataatatgctaaaaagtaccattcaggtacgatatgaagcggagttacaaaccggttcactggtatggagttatctgggtgcgataattcaatcaaaccaaaagccgtttgtaagaaaattaaaccaattagataggatagacatttagcatcggtcattaacatatgaggatagaaggctactttaagtgcggaatcaatacctgcagggttactagaaccatttaaatgtaaatagaagatgtgtaatacaattagaatgcaacctacaaaaagtaatataaagtgcaatacaagaatcgttttaatgttacatcagatacatagtatccaccgagtaaccaaggtactaaatatggtattggagaaaggagatttagtaatgactgtagcacccagaaactcatctgtccccatggtagtacataaccaggaaagcagtggctatagtaagtagatataaaactaaaccagacatccaagcagtagttaaataactatagctggagttatacatacctcgagacatgtgtattaagatacacaagaagacgaaagaagcagttgttgcatgcaacatcctaaattcccatcctgctgctacctctctaactagatgttgaacactagcaaatgcacaagatgcttcagaagtatatcggaacgctaaagtgatacctgtaattatttggagtacaaagtaattgcaactaagaaaccaaagttataagatgaatttagattgagagcacaccgataaaagacgaggtgtgcccggaatagactcatggaatttggtgtgttctcgaaaccatgctagcacaatagaacttcgttaaataactacatattaaaatgagcgcatgtaaaactagtcttaaacacaccgctcgtcacgtaacaaatctcaaatcgtactgtagattttatatatgtaccgtaactataaccatggtgacatccaatgttcacgctcaatcttaccatacatagtacttttatgatcccaggctggtttaataagtcaaagtttagccgggaagttagcgtctaaaatatataaccgatagtctcaacttagatgcacagatgacataattaatccttgtacgtttgtacctacttgactcctcagtttaagttaaggagtcctttgtttacagctttgtaccgttactttcaggagcataccgttaaattcgatgattCTTATGTGTTCATCatcaaatcgaataaacaaagacattatagttctagaatactgaagatgactccggttatgagatacagaacaacaagt
This DNA window, taken from Besnoitia besnoiti strain Bb-Ger1 chromosome Unknown contig00120, whole genome shotgun sequence, encodes the following:
- a CDS encoding cytochrome b (encoded by transcript BESB_022010); translated protein: MSLFRAHLVFYRCALNLNSSYNFGFLVAITFVLQIITGITLAFRYTSEASCAFASVQHLVREVAAGWEFRMLHATTASFVFLCILIHMSRGMYNSSYSYLTTAWMSGLVLYLLTIATAFLGYVLPWGQMSFWGATVITNLLSPIPYLVPWLLGGYYVSDVTLKRFFVLHFILPFVGCILIVLHIFYLHLNGSSNPAGIDSALKVAFYPHMLMTDAKCLSYLIGLIFLQTAFGLIELSHPDNSIPVNRFVTPLHIVPEWYFLAYYAVLKVIPSKTGGLLVFMSSLINLALLSEIRALNTRMLIRQHFMTRNVVSGWVIIWVYSMIFLIIIGSAIPQATYILYGRLATIVYLTTGLVLCLY